Proteins encoded in a region of the Tachyglossus aculeatus isolate mTacAcu1 chromosome 25, mTacAcu1.pri, whole genome shotgun sequence genome:
- the LOC119945397 gene encoding histamine H4 receptor-like, with product MVLPADLALGFKSLKIKMKEKVEQAGEKCYILQPERGNRYHPFNALPPTCTKGTWDRVFKSSPPWSFLNPCDYSGNLDLHKHVFEAAEFENVCCRKIHHSFIIFLESGSSDEAIVVLEVDGTLSEKRNVIPNMCNNSTGDLCEERTSGFLNSSSKVENIHFSPGILNLLQFLMILLALVTVLGNALVIVAFIGDKNLRLRSNYFFLNLAISDFLVGAICIPLYIPYALTNRWPFGRELCKFWLVIDYLSCTASAFNIVLISYDRYQSVFNAVSYRIHQGLTPRAMAQIAAVWLLAFLVYGPAIVFWEYVKGRSDFPNGTCKVEFSSQWHFLVCTSVLEFLIPVLAVAYFNLNIYWSIRTRSRWVATLSKSQSASSSSPSSPDRAHPSRLSLLWRTCLPGQLGGTPALYMGSEERGDGSQLSTGTQAHDNGFNPPRIHSLTPSSFESKSRFKLLRDRKMAKSLSVILIIFAICWAPYSLFTIVRAACGKEGDDPWYDLAFWLMWLNSSVNPFLYPLCHKRFQKAFLKVLCCRGSAPAPQTQSLSS from the exons AAAGAGGAAACAGATACCATCCCTTTAACGCTCTTCCTCCAACATGTACGAAGGGTACTTGGGATCGCGTCTTTAAATCATCTCCGCCCTGGTCATTTCTTAACCCCTGCGACTACAG CGGAAACCTGGACCTTCACAAGCACGTTTTTGAAGCTGCAGaatttgagaa CGTCTGCTGTAGGAAAATCCACCACAGTTTCATCATTTTTCTAGAATCAGGAAGCTCTGATGAAGCGATAGTGGTACTAGAGGTTGATGGGACACTCTCAGAGAAAAGAAATGTA ATTCCAAATATGTGCAACAACAGCACGGGGGATTTGTGTGAGGAGAGAACATCTGGCTTCTTAAATTCATCCTCCAAAGTGGAGAATATTCATTTTTCACCAGGAATTTTAAATCTCCTACAATTCCTCATGATTCTGTTAGCTCTCGTTACAGTGCTCGGAAATGCCTTGGTTATCGTGGCTTTTATAGGGGACAAAAATCTTAGACTTCGGAGTAATTATTTCTTTCTTAACTTGGCGATTTCTGACTTCCTAGTTG GTGCCATCTGCATCCCTTTATATATCCCGTATGCCTTGACAAACAGATGGCCGTTCGGAAGAGAGCTCTGTAAATTCTGGCTGGTTATCGACTATCTCAGTTGCACGGCTTCAGCTTTTAACATTGTCCTCATCAGCTACGACCGCTACCAGTCCGTCTTTAATGCT GTGTCGTATCGAATTCACCAGGGCCTCACCCCCCGAGCCATGGCCCAGATTGCGGCCGTATGGCTCCTGGCCTTCTTGGTGTACGGCCCCGCCATCGTCTTCTGGGAATACGTGAAGGGAAGGAGCGACTTCCCCAACGGGACCTGCAAGGTGGAATTCAGTTCCCAGTGGCACTTTCTGGTCTGCACCTCCGTGCTGGAGTTCCTCATCCCCGTCCTCGCCGTGGCCTACTTCAATCTGAACATCTACTGGAGCATCCGCACGAGAAGCCGCTGGGTCGCCACGCTCTCCAAAAGCCAGagcgcctcctcctcttccccttcctcccccgacCGGGCCCACCCGTCGAGGCTCAGTCTCCTCTGGAGGACATGTCTCCCTGGCCAGCTGGGGGGAACGCCCGCCCTTTATATGGGCTCAGAGGAGAGGGGGGACGGCTCGCAGTTGTCCACGGGAACCCAGGCGCACGACAACGGCTTCAACCCTCCCAGAATCCACTCCCTCACGCCTTCCAGCTTCGAGAGCAAATCCCGTTTCAAACTGCTCAGGGACAGGAAAATGGCCAAGTCCCTCTCCGTCATCTTGATCATCTTTGCCATCTGCTGGGCTCCCTATTCCCTGTTCACCATCGTCCGGGCGGCCTGCGGAAAGGAGGGAGACGACCCTTGGTACGATCTGGCGTTCTGGCTCATGTGGCTCAATTCCTCCGTCAACCCCTTCCTGTATCCCCTTTGTCACAAGCGCTTCCAGAAGGCATTCCTGAAAGTACTCTGTTGCCGGGGGTCGGCTCCGGCAccccagacccaatctctgtcttcCTAG